The DNA sequence AAGTGATCACTGCGGTGAAAAATGCCCCAAAAGCTGCGCCCCACAGCACACAATCTGCTTTAAGGCCCTTAAATCCGCTCTAACAACTTGCCTCAGGCGCGCCAATGGCGTTAACGTAGTCGAAACAATTGACGCGCCTCCCCTCCTTTCTATGCTGCGAGTAAAAAATGTTTAGCGTGATACGAAATAAAAAACCGAAAAAGTCGGTCAATAGAGACATGCTGAATAAACAACGACGATACGATAGCCTTGTCAGGGCACTTCATGGCGACCTGTTCCGCTACGCCTTCTGGCTGTGCGGGGATAAACATATCGCCGAAGATATCACCCAAGAAACCTTCTTACGCGCCTGGCGCTCCTTGGAATCACTCAAAGATGACAAGGCCGCCAAGGCTTGGCTGATCACCATATTACGGCGTGAAAACGCCCGCCGCTTCGAGCGTAAGCAGTTTGACTACTCGGATGTAGAGCAGGCCGATATCGCCGACCATATCTCTTCCTCTAGCGAAGAGAGCATGGAGCAGCATATGCTCAGGCGCCAGATAGCCAAGCTCGAGGCCGAATACCGCGAGCCCTTGATCCTGCAGGTGATCGGCGGCTTCAGCGGCGAAGAAATTGCCGATATCTTAGATCTG is a window from the Shewanella loihica PV-4 genome containing:
- a CDS encoding sigma-70 family RNA polymerase sigma factor, translating into MFSVIRNKKPKKSVNRDMLNKQRRYDSLVRALHGDLFRYAFWLCGDKHIAEDITQETFLRAWRSLESLKDDKAAKAWLITILRRENARRFERKQFDYSDVEQADIADHISSSSEESMEQHMLRRQIAKLEAEYREPLILQVIGGFSGEEIADILDLNRNTVMTRLFRARNQLKEILDDTQTRGRSNG